The Opisthocomus hoazin isolate bOpiHoa1 chromosome 32, bOpiHoa1.hap1, whole genome shotgun sequence genome includes a window with the following:
- the RBMS2 gene encoding RNA-binding motif, single-stranded-interacting protein 2 isoform X1 produces the protein MLLSVPPRSGLPAFPYGKGGKKQPYVPPAQPLGPPSPSPAGGGTEQLSKTNLYIRGLHPGTTDQDLVKLCQPYGKIVSTKAILDKTTNKCKGYGFVDFDSPTAAQKAVTALKASGVQAQMAKQQEQDPTNLYISNLPLGVDEQELEALLKPFGQVVSTRILRDPHGASRGVGFARMESTEKCEAVITHFNGKYIKTPPGVPAPPDPLLCKFADGGQKKRQSQGKFVPNGRAWARDGDAGTVTLAYDPATALQNGFCPVPYGLAPSRMLAPAALGPYLPSPVSSYQVHGPAWMHQSYLVQPTGAVLAPAVDHAVPLQPSVVAPLAQQLGHLSLGSAGTYVPAAAAVPGAFIPPYPPGPPGLPLEDGGAAPGHGPVESPSEPGAFPYSYAK, from the exons ATGCTGCTCTCGGTGCCGCCGCGCTCCGGCCTGCCCGCCTTCCCCTACGGCAAGGGCGGCAAGAAG cagccctaCGTGCCGCCGGCGCAGCCgctgggcccccccagccccagccccgccgggggggGCACGGAGCAGCTCAGCAAGACCAACCTCTACATCCGGGGGCTGCACCCCGGCACCACGGACCAGGACCTCGTCAAGCTCTGCCAGCC ctaCGGGAAGATCGTCTCCACCAAAGCCATCCTGGACAAGACGACCAACAAATGCAAAG gctatGGCTTTGTCGACTTCGACAGCCCCACGGCGGCGCAGAAGGCCGTGACGGCTCTCAAGGCCAGCGGGGTGCAGGCGCAGATGGCCAAG CAACAGGAGCAGGACCCCACCAACCTCTACATCTCGAACCTGCCACTGGGGGTGGacgagcaggagctggaggcGCTGCTGAAGCCCTTCGGGCAGGTGGTCTCGACCCGCATCCTGCGGGACCCCCACGGGGCCAGCCGCGGCGTGGGCTTCGCACG gaTGGAGTCCACGGAGAAGTGCGAGGCCGTCATCACCCACTTCAACGGGAAGTACATCAAGACACCCCCGGgggtgccag cccccccagacccgCTGCTCTGCAAGTTCGCGGATGGGGGGCAGAAAAAGCGGCAGAGCCAGGGCAAGTTTGTGCCTAATGGGAGAGCCTGGGCCCGGGATGGCGACGCG GGCACTGTGACCTTGGCCTACGACCCCGCGACGGCACTGCAGAATGG gttctGCCCGGTGCCCTACGGCCTGGCCCCCAGCCGGATGCTGGCCCCCGCTGCCCTGGGCCCCTACCTGCCCTCCCCTGTCTCCTCTTACCAG GTCCACGGCCCCGCCTGGATGCACCAGTCCTACCTCGTGCAGCCCACG GGCGCGGTGCTGGCCCCCGCTGTGGACCACGCCGTCCCCCTCCAGCCCTCCGTGGTGGCACCCCTGGCCCAGCAGCTCGGCCACCTCTCCCTGGGTAGTGCCGGCACG tacgtGCCTGCTGCCGCCGCGGTGCCCGGAGCCTTCATCCCGCCGTACCCGCCTGGGCCGCCCGGCCTCCCGCTGGAG GACGGCGGCGCTGCCCCCGGCCACGGCCCCGTCGAGTCCCCGTCCGAGCCCGGCGCCTTCCCCTACTCCTATGCCAAgtag
- the RBMS2 gene encoding RNA-binding motif, single-stranded-interacting protein 2 isoform X2, which translates to MLLSVPPRSGLPAFPYGKGGKKPYVPPAQPLGPPSPSPAGGGTEQLSKTNLYIRGLHPGTTDQDLVKLCQPYGKIVSTKAILDKTTNKCKGYGFVDFDSPTAAQKAVTALKASGVQAQMAKQQEQDPTNLYISNLPLGVDEQELEALLKPFGQVVSTRILRDPHGASRGVGFARMESTEKCEAVITHFNGKYIKTPPGVPAPPDPLLCKFADGGQKKRQSQGKFVPNGRAWARDGDAGTVTLAYDPATALQNGFCPVPYGLAPSRMLAPAALGPYLPSPVSSYQVHGPAWMHQSYLVQPTGAVLAPAVDHAVPLQPSVVAPLAQQLGHLSLGSAGTYVPAAAAVPGAFIPPYPPGPPGLPLEDGGAAPGHGPVESPSEPGAFPYSYAK; encoded by the exons ATGCTGCTCTCGGTGCCGCCGCGCTCCGGCCTGCCCGCCTTCCCCTACGGCAAGGGCGGCAAGAAG ccctaCGTGCCGCCGGCGCAGCCgctgggcccccccagccccagccccgccgggggggGCACGGAGCAGCTCAGCAAGACCAACCTCTACATCCGGGGGCTGCACCCCGGCACCACGGACCAGGACCTCGTCAAGCTCTGCCAGCC ctaCGGGAAGATCGTCTCCACCAAAGCCATCCTGGACAAGACGACCAACAAATGCAAAG gctatGGCTTTGTCGACTTCGACAGCCCCACGGCGGCGCAGAAGGCCGTGACGGCTCTCAAGGCCAGCGGGGTGCAGGCGCAGATGGCCAAG CAACAGGAGCAGGACCCCACCAACCTCTACATCTCGAACCTGCCACTGGGGGTGGacgagcaggagctggaggcGCTGCTGAAGCCCTTCGGGCAGGTGGTCTCGACCCGCATCCTGCGGGACCCCCACGGGGCCAGCCGCGGCGTGGGCTTCGCACG gaTGGAGTCCACGGAGAAGTGCGAGGCCGTCATCACCCACTTCAACGGGAAGTACATCAAGACACCCCCGGgggtgccag cccccccagacccgCTGCTCTGCAAGTTCGCGGATGGGGGGCAGAAAAAGCGGCAGAGCCAGGGCAAGTTTGTGCCTAATGGGAGAGCCTGGGCCCGGGATGGCGACGCG GGCACTGTGACCTTGGCCTACGACCCCGCGACGGCACTGCAGAATGG gttctGCCCGGTGCCCTACGGCCTGGCCCCCAGCCGGATGCTGGCCCCCGCTGCCCTGGGCCCCTACCTGCCCTCCCCTGTCTCCTCTTACCAG GTCCACGGCCCCGCCTGGATGCACCAGTCCTACCTCGTGCAGCCCACG GGCGCGGTGCTGGCCCCCGCTGTGGACCACGCCGTCCCCCTCCAGCCCTCCGTGGTGGCACCCCTGGCCCAGCAGCTCGGCCACCTCTCCCTGGGTAGTGCCGGCACG tacgtGCCTGCTGCCGCCGCGGTGCCCGGAGCCTTCATCCCGCCGTACCCGCCTGGGCCGCCCGGCCTCCCGCTGGAG GACGGCGGCGCTGCCCCCGGCCACGGCCCCGTCGAGTCCCCGTCCGAGCCCGGCGCCTTCCCCTACTCCTATGCCAAgtag
- the RBMS2 gene encoding RNA-binding motif, single-stranded-interacting protein 2 isoform X3, with protein sequence MLLSVPPRSGLPAFPYGKGGKKQPYVPPAQPLGPPSPSPAGGGTEQLSKTNLYIRGLHPGTTDQDLVKLCQPYGKIVSTKAILDKTTNKCKGYGFVDFDSPTAAQKAVTALKASGVQAQMAKQQEQDPTNLYISNLPLGVDEQELEALLKPFGQVVSTRILRDPHGASRGVGFARMESTEKCEAVITHFNGKYIKTPPGVPAPPDPLLCKFADGGQKKRQSQGKFVPNGRAWARDGDAGTVTLAYDPATALQNGFCPVPYGLAPSRMLAPAALGPYLPSPVSSYQVHGPAWMHQSYLVQPTPSVVAPLAQQLGHLSLGSAGTYVPAAAAVPGAFIPPYPPGPPGLPLEDGGAAPGHGPVESPSEPGAFPYSYAK encoded by the exons ATGCTGCTCTCGGTGCCGCCGCGCTCCGGCCTGCCCGCCTTCCCCTACGGCAAGGGCGGCAAGAAG cagccctaCGTGCCGCCGGCGCAGCCgctgggcccccccagccccagccccgccgggggggGCACGGAGCAGCTCAGCAAGACCAACCTCTACATCCGGGGGCTGCACCCCGGCACCACGGACCAGGACCTCGTCAAGCTCTGCCAGCC ctaCGGGAAGATCGTCTCCACCAAAGCCATCCTGGACAAGACGACCAACAAATGCAAAG gctatGGCTTTGTCGACTTCGACAGCCCCACGGCGGCGCAGAAGGCCGTGACGGCTCTCAAGGCCAGCGGGGTGCAGGCGCAGATGGCCAAG CAACAGGAGCAGGACCCCACCAACCTCTACATCTCGAACCTGCCACTGGGGGTGGacgagcaggagctggaggcGCTGCTGAAGCCCTTCGGGCAGGTGGTCTCGACCCGCATCCTGCGGGACCCCCACGGGGCCAGCCGCGGCGTGGGCTTCGCACG gaTGGAGTCCACGGAGAAGTGCGAGGCCGTCATCACCCACTTCAACGGGAAGTACATCAAGACACCCCCGGgggtgccag cccccccagacccgCTGCTCTGCAAGTTCGCGGATGGGGGGCAGAAAAAGCGGCAGAGCCAGGGCAAGTTTGTGCCTAATGGGAGAGCCTGGGCCCGGGATGGCGACGCG GGCACTGTGACCTTGGCCTACGACCCCGCGACGGCACTGCAGAATGG gttctGCCCGGTGCCCTACGGCCTGGCCCCCAGCCGGATGCTGGCCCCCGCTGCCCTGGGCCCCTACCTGCCCTCCCCTGTCTCCTCTTACCAG GTCCACGGCCCCGCCTGGATGCACCAGTCCTACCTCGTGCAGCCCACG CCCTCCGTGGTGGCACCCCTGGCCCAGCAGCTCGGCCACCTCTCCCTGGGTAGTGCCGGCACG tacgtGCCTGCTGCCGCCGCGGTGCCCGGAGCCTTCATCCCGCCGTACCCGCCTGGGCCGCCCGGCCTCCCGCTGGAG GACGGCGGCGCTGCCCCCGGCCACGGCCCCGTCGAGTCCCCGTCCGAGCCCGGCGCCTTCCCCTACTCCTATGCCAAgtag